From the genome of Aestuariirhabdus haliotis:
GCGCTTCGATCGCTGTCTGCAACAGATGATGGCTTTTTTCGCCTTCGGTATGGGCAATCAGCCCAAAACCGCAGTTATCTTTAAACTGCTCAGGATGGTACAGACCTGAACTCATAGGCACACTCCCACCGTATAATCTATTGGATAATCAGTTAGTTAGCCCCTTTATATTGTGTTATTTGTGGGACCGCAGGGAAAAATGGGTCAGCCATTTTACACACCGAGAGCTATTGCCACAAATTCAATCACATTTTTGATCATTGCCCGAAAGATATAACGGCAATATAGGAAGCAACGGGAAGACTTATTGCGGTTTCAAATAAAGAGGCCACATGTGCGGCGCAACGATAGAGATATCAGGGCTTTTTAATCTCAAGCTGGAGGGGGCCCAAGGCCCGGGCCCAGGGTTTTTGGGCCTGCAGTGCAGCTGACATTGATTTAACCGCCGCGAGCGCCGCCTCACGGCTTGGGTAACTGCCATATAGTGCGACATACCATGCCTTCCCTTGATGGCTAGTTTCCACCAGATGCCAGTTTGCCCCCTTCCCCATACGGCCGATAAAAGCCTCAACCGCTTGCCGTTGACGACCACCGAGCATCTGTAAACTATAGGCAGAAGGCGACTGCGCCAACAACCAACGCTGTGATGCACTCAAGGTAGGTAAGGTAACCGGCTTGGATTGAGCCTTGGGAGCAGGCTCTGGTTTTTCTGCCGGATCGGCCTGAGGTTTAGTAGCAGAAGCCTTTGAAACAGATGCCTTGGAAGTGGATTCGGTTTCCAGAGGCTCGACAGACTGCTTTGCTTCGGACGATGGGACCTCTGGCTTCTTGACCTCAGCTTCGACATCAATCAAAGCTGGCTTTACGCTCTCAGCTTCAGCCTTGATTTTGGTCTCGGGCAATCCGGACGTTTCCAAAGCAGCCTTTGATGATGGCTCCACCAAAACACTTTCCACTGGAGGCACCACAGCAACGCTTGAGCTTTTTTGACGCTCAACCACCTGCTGAGCGGCCGCGAGCAAACGCTGACGCGCCTGATCAGAACTTTGAGATGAATCTATCTGGGGCTGGGCGCTTTCAACAACATTGTCAGGAACCACTTCATCATCAAGCGGAACCCTGTTATCAACCGTCTCACTTCCCTGAAACAGCCCCTGCGCCAGATACGACAAAATCAATAGAGTTGCGATACCTACCACAGCCCACATATGAGCCTTCGGCAATCCGAGCCTGCGATTGGATTTTGCGACTATCTTGTCGTAATCCCTTTGCAATAGCTGATCGACGACACCTAAAACACCGCCTGTGCGCCTTAGAATATTTAGTCGAGCCTCCTCGGTAAGCCCACCAAGTTCTGGCCAACGACCGTGAGACTGTTGCAATGCCACGTAGTCTTCGAGAGAGTGTCCATCGAGTGGTTGCAACTCCAGTCTGTGGCATCGATCATGGCGTATATTTTTTTCAAGCGCATCATCGAGGAAAGCATCGGCAAAAGCCACTACCCTTATCCGCACTTGTGAGTTATTTGCCTTCTCAACCAGTTCAAACAAAAAACTCCAACAATCGCCAGAGAGTTCATGTGCATCATCAAAAACCAGCAGCAAAGGGTGGTGAACATACTGCTCCAACAAACCAAGCAACTGCGTAGGCTCAGCAACAGGTGTAAGCTCACCACCGCCCGAGGCCGTAATAATACGCTGAGATATTTTTAACGGAGATAATGCTTTCGAATTCTCTATAGCAGACAGGCCAACAGTTCCCTCGCGACGTGAGAGAAACTCATGATAAAGAGTGCTTTTTCCGGCGCCCTCCGGACCGCAGATCAAAAGAAAGAGCTCGCTAAACTGTATTAGGTGATCAAGCTTTAGCAATAAATCTTCACGGCCGGCCCCTAAAAACAGGGCCGAAGCCGAGGGCTCCGCGCTGAACAAGGCGTCCTCGAGGCGCTGCCTGAAAGCACTGCCATCTACCTTGATATTCGCTCCTTGCGACACCCTCGCCCCCTTAATTTGCTCCTAAATCAGGCCCGGCATTCAATGTTTGCTGCAACAGATCGATTGGGAAATCTGATGATATGACAGCATGCCCCATAGGCTTCAGAAGTACCAGCCGCAACGCACCATCCATTACTTTTTTGTCCACAGCCATCAAGGATATGAAGTCTTCTGCACTCATATCAGTCGGAGGAACAACCGGCAAACCTGCACGCAACAATAGCTTTTTCAAGCCAGCCACATCTGAATTCGCGATCCAACCTAGACGAGCCGATAAGTCAGCCGCCATCAACATCCCTACCGCAACCGCCTCACCATGCAACCACTGCCCATAACCCTGGTGAGTCTCTATCGCATGACCAAATGTATGCCCCAGATTAAGCAATGCTCGCTGACCGGATTCTTTCTCATCAGCCGCAACAATTTCTGCCTTAATTTCACAGGAGCGGTAAATCGCGTATTGCAAAGCCTCGACATCACGCTCAACCAGTTTCTCCATCGAGGCTTTCAGCCAACCATAAAAGGCATCGTCGTACAACAGGCCATATTTGATGACTTCTGCAATACCTGCCGATAGCTCACGGTCCGGAAGCGTGGATAAGCTATCTAAATCAACCAACACCAGCTGAGGCTGATGAAAAGCCCCTATCATATTTTTACCCAGGGGATGATTAACCCCGGTTTTACCACCCACTGAAGAGTCAACCTGAGACAGTAAAGTAGTAGGAATCTGTATAAACTTCACGCCTCGCTGGTAACTGGCTGCAGCAAAACCCGCCATATCGCCAACAACTCCTCCACCAAGAGCAATCAGGGTGGTGGTGCGGTTATGACGGTTTTCCAACAAACTGTCATAAATCAACGAAAGGGTTTCCAGTGTTTTGTATTGCTCTCCATCTGGAAGAACCGACACCGACACTTCATAATCATCCAGACCGGCAACGACCGTATCCATATACAGAGGCGCAACTGTCTCGTTACTCACTATTAACACTTGATTGCCCGAAATATGCTTCGTCAATAGCTCAGAATGTTGTAACAGTTGCTGGCCAATATGTATGGGATAACTTCTAATATCGAGATCAACAGTTAACGTTTGCATTTTTTTCTCAGCTATCTTTTGGGCTGTAAAACACGTAGTTGCTCGGCAATCGCTTGTACAACCATACGCGGATTACTATTTTCTGTGCTTACCGTTATATCAGCCACCTGCTGATAAAGTGGCTCACGAATCGTCATTAAATCGTTGAGGGTTTTTTCTGGATTATCCGTTTGCAGCAGAGGGCGCTTGCGGTCACGAGCCGTTCGAGAGAGCTGTTGCTCAACCGTAGTCTGCAAATAGACAACCGTACCGGAGGTCATCATCAGGCGTCGATTTTCTTCGAGCAATATTGCTCCGCCCCCTGTGGACAGAACCATTGCACCAGCACCCACCAAGTTTTGTAACACCGTTGATTCTCGTTTACGAAAGCCAGCTTCACCTTCAACATCGAAAATCCAGGGAATATCGGCGCCGCTACGCTCTTCTATTTCGTGATCGGAATCCTTAAAAGGAATATCCAGCTCTTTAGAAAGCAAACGCCCGATGGTGCTTTTACCAGCACCCATCGGGCCTACAAGAAAAATCACAGACTGCATTATCGATCCATAACTAGGCGTTATCGCAGAGACAATCCATTATCGATGATTTTTGGTGTAATGAATACCAACAACTCACTCTTGGTTACCGAATCACTGGTACTCCTGAAAAGATAGCCCAGATAAGGCACATCCCCAAGGAAAGGCACCTTGGTCACCTGAGTAGTATTGTTGTTCTGGAAAATACCGCCCAATACGATGGTTGTTCCATCAGCGACCAATACCTGTGTTTCAATCTTCTGTGTACGAATGGCAATTTCACCATTCGCTGGAGAGTTGGAAACGTCAGGCGAGTCATTATTGACCGCAATGTCCATGATAATGTTGCCATCAGGCGTGATTTGCGGAGTGACCTCAAGGGACAATACCGCCTTCTTAAAGGAGGTAGAGGTCGCACCACTGGAACTGGCTTCCTGATACGGAATTTCAGTACCGGACTCAATTCGAGCGGTGGTCTTATCCGCCGTAAACACTTTGGGCTGCGAGATAACCTCACCCTTACCGGAGCTTTCAAGCGCAGAGAGTTCCAGGTTAATCAAAGTACTATTGGTCGCAAAACCAATTGCCAAAGCTGCTGCCGACTGACCATCAGCAAAGCCAGGAGCCCCTAAATCCAGGAAGCTATTATCCGACGGGTTGGGGGAAGCAGAACTAGGCGGTGAGGTTGCTGTTGTGCCAGAACCACCAATAACGGTGTTCTTACCAGTACTGCCTTTGGAACCGACCTTACCACCGGACCATTTAACACCCAGATTCAGACCAAATTGGGTTTCGGCGTTAACAATGCGCGCCTCAATCATTACCTGCTTAACAGGGATATCGATGCGCTTAACAAGATCCCGCAACTCATCGAGTTTACTCTGGGTATCGTTCAACAACAGGCTGTTAGTACGCTGAACCACTTGTACCGAACCACGATCAGAGAGCACGCTGGCATCACCGCTTCCCTCAAGAATAGCTGCCACTTCAGCCGCATCTGCGTAGTTCACTTCCATTAGTTCTGAAACAGTGGGGGCAAGCTCTGATATCTGCTGAGAGTTTTCCAGTTCTTGCTTTTCCCTGGCGGCAATCTCTTCCGCCGGAGCCACCATCAGCACATTGCCAACCTTTCGCTTGTCCAGTCCTTTGGCCTTCAGCACAAGATCAAGAGCCTGATCCCAAGGAACATTCTGCAATCGAAGCGTAATATTGCCACCAACGGTATCACTGGCGACCAGGTTCAGGTCTGTGAAATCAGCAATCAACTGAAGTACCGAACGGACATCTATATCCTGAAAATTAAGCGACAATTTTTCTCCGGTAAAGGAGAAGCGATCTTTTTGTAACTTTTCCAGATCTTCAACGCTCAGAGGCTTAACGCTAATGGTTAGGGACGTATCCGTCTGATAGGCCAGATAGTCATAACTCCCCTTAGGCTCAACAACGATGATCGCCCCATCCTTCTCTGAGCTGGCATCGATAAAATTAACCGGAGTAGCAAAGTCAATAACATCCAAGCGGTTTTGTAAGTTCTTAGGCAGTTCAGTGCCAGGGAAACGGAGCTCAATACGACCCGCCCGTTCATTCATATCCAAGGCAACGTTAGCATTGGAAAGCGTTACAACCACGTTACCTTCGCCCTGTTCCCCGCGCTGAAAATCGATATCTGTTATACGATCGGTTTTGACAGTAACTCGCTCCGAAGGCTCATTTTTCATGTCATTGGCAGCCACAGTGGCTGCAGTTGCAGGAACCACCGCCACCTGTGAGGCCCCTAGGTCCGCACCTATAAGAATATATAACCGATTGCCCACTGTGCGCGTTGTATAGTTGGCCGGAGCATCCAGATTGACCACCAAACGGGTGCGGTCCTTGGCCTCGATGACGGTCACGCTACGGGCATTACCAAACCCGATTTCGTTATATTTACTCGACAGGTCGCTAGTGGCTCCCGGAAGATCAATCGAGATTCGGGCAGGCTGCTCAATGGTGTAGCCTTTCGGTGTCGGCACCTCCCCATCAAATTCAAGGGAAAGCTCTACCTTTTCACCAGGCAAAGAGGCTGCATCAAAACTCTTTATCGCTGAAGCCTGTGAAAGCTGCGACACAAACGCAAAGCTGAGCGCCATCATAGAGAGCGCTACCTTAGAAAATATATTGGACTTCATCTTCAACCACCGGCCATAAGTATTAAATTGTAATTCGTTCATGCCACAGTCCCTCGAGCTTTATCCTTCCCGGAGCTCAATCGTACGTGGGCGTTCTACCCACACATCTTTTCCACTGGGAACAATTTCAACCAATTTGATCTCGTTCTCATCGATAGAAGTGATGCGTCCATGGTTACGCCCCAAATAATCACCGACTTTGACGCGATGCACCCCATCACCTCCCTTTAACAAGGCCCACACCCCACCCTCATTACTCATGCTGCCCACCATCGAAAAGCTGGCAACATCGAATGATTCCAGAAACTGTTTCACCCTTGCAGGATCAGGCCTGACCGTAGACTCAGGTGGCGCTAGAGTATCATCGACAGCGACAGCAACTGGAGGCTGAAATGGGCTACGCATCCCGGCTGCACTATAGGTAAAGGCTTCATAGGCAGTAAACTTGGGCAGCGGCTGTATTTGCCCTTTGGGTCGCGCACGCTGTTCATCCATATAGGCTTGCAAATCGGCAAACTCATTCCCGGATTGACAACCGGTCATAAGCAGGACCAAAAGAGCCAAAACATTCAAGCGAAGTATATATTTCATCTCTGGTTCCTACTCACTTCTTGCGCTTGTTAGATTTCTTTTTACCACCGCCGCTTTTATCGTTATAGCGGTACGTCTTCGCGGTTATAGACATTTGCAAAATTTCATTATTCCCTCTACCAACAGGCTTGATGGTAAAATTATGCAGGGTCACGATACGTGGCAAAGCGGCTACAGCGCTAACAAAACTCCCTAGATCGTGGTAATTGCCTTGCACAGATATCTGAATCGGCAGCTCAATATAAAAACCTTTTGTTTGCTCTTTCTGTAACTGGATCGAGTTAAATGTCAAGCCACTACCCATACCTGCCTGGGTAATGTCTTCAAGAAGCCCTGCCACCTCGGTCTCACTGGGTAACTGTTTTACCAAAGCACCAAATGATCTCTCCATCTCAACCATCTGGTCTCGATAAGCTTGCAGGTTAGCCGCCTGAAAAGCCTTTCTACCGAACTGCTCTTTTAGGGTCTTTTCTTCGGCTTCAACCCTTTCTAGCTGAACCAGCATGTCTTGAACATGAAACGCATAACCAGCATAGAGAAGACCGGATAGCAATATAACGCCAATAATCGCTTTAACAGCCACCGGCCAACTGCCGATATTCTCAACATCAAGATCATTGATATCGAACTCATTGAGCTTTTGCAGGGAGTCAGACAGGCTCATTTCTTACCTCCCTTTTTGCCTGGTTGAGACTGATTCGGGTTCACCTGCGTTACAGTTAGTGAAAAGTCACTTCCTGTGCCAGATCTAGCCTTATTAACAGCCTGTAGGTTTGGGCTAGCGAACCATTCTGATTGATCAAAATCACGCATCAAACTGGAGACCCGATTATTCGATTCAGCAATGCCTTTAACAACCAGGTTATTACCACTAATTGCAAGCGAGGAAAAATACACGCCATCTGGCACCGAACGTGCCACCTCATCAAATACCCTGACAATAACCGGACGAGTCCCCTGCAGCTCCTGAATCACCTTCATTCGCGCCAACAGCTCTTCGCGTTTTTTTCGTAGCGCACTAATTTCCTTGATCTTCTCGTCCAGAACCTTGATCTCTTTCTTAACAAATTCATTGCGGGAATTTTGATGATCTATCATTCCCTCAACTTCGCGTCCGGCAAGAAATACCACGCCTGCGGCAATAATCGCAATTCCAGCCAGCACCGTCAGGAACTGTTTCTTTTGCTCTTCCCGCAGCTCTTCCCGCCACGGCAGCAGGTTAATACGAGCCATCAGTCAAAACTCCTCATCGCCAGTCCACAGGCGATCATCAAAGAGGGCGCATCGCTACTCAACGCCGCCGCATTTACTTTATTAGCTATGGTCATATTGGCAAAGGGGTTTGCAACCAAGGTGTGTATACCAATCTTTTCTTGCACCATCTGCTCCAAACCTGCCAGTGACGCGGTACCACCGGCCAGAATGACATAGTCAACATCGTTATACTGACTGGCCGCAAAGAAAAACTGTAAGGAACGAGACACCTGCTGAACCACCGCATCCTTGAAGGGCCCCAACACTTCTGCTTCGTACTCGTCAGGTAGGCCGGCACCGCCTTGCTTCTTGCTCATACCCGCCTCTTCAAAGGAGATAGCGTAACGACGCTGAATCTCTTCGGTCAGCTGCTTACCGCCAAATAGCTGTTCTCGGGTGTAAATGGTTTTGCCGTCAGCCAACACACTAAGCGTAGTCATAGTCGCGCCAATATCGATAATAGCCACAACCTGCTCATCGTCGGCTTTATCCAACTGAGGCTGAATCAGATCGTAAGTTCGTTCAATCGCATAGGCCTCGACGTCTACCACTTTTGCGCTCAGCCCCCCTAAGGCCAGAGCAGCTTCTCGCATATCGACATTTTCTTTACGGCATGCGGCCAATAGGACCTCAACCATACCTGGGTTTCTTTCCAACTCACCCTGAACTTCAAAGTCGATCGCGACCTCATCAAGGGGATAAGGAATGTATTGATCGGCTTCAACAGAAATCTGACTCTCTAGCTCTTGATCATTAAGAGAGCCATCCATCTCTATCGTTTTGGTGATAACCGCTGAGCCGGCAACTGCCACGGCGGCGTTGCGAGAGGATGAGCGAGATTTCGATACTGCCTTTGAGACAATATCTCCAACCACATCAAGCTCGTTGATGTTTTTCTCTACCACAGCGTTTTCCGGCAAGGGTTCAACGCCATAGGCCTCAACACGATACCGATCTCCGCTGCGACTCAGCTCGAGCAGCTTGACGGAGGTGGAACTGATATCGATCCCCAACACCGTATTGGATTTCTTCTTAAAGAGACTTACCACGACCAATTTCCTATCAGCATCCGATACTTACGGACGATTTGTGTATTTCTACATTAAATAACAGACTCCGCCACAGCGCAAATCTATCAAATGAAAAAAAACTCCTTATAATGGACGCTGAGCATAGGATTCAGCACCCTTTTTTTTCTAACCCCTTAATTTGTCTGGAATTTCATGAAACGCACATTACGTCTTGCCCGTTTTTTGTGCTGGGCGACTTTTCTCACAATCTGTGGCTCTGTGCTCATTTTTGCCAGCGCCTACCTCTATTTGAGCCCCGCCCTACCAACGGTAGAAAGCCTGAAAGATGTGCGTTTGCAAACACCCTTGCGGATTTATACCAGCGACCACAAGCTTATCGCGGAATTCGGTGAAAAACGGCGTACTCCGTTGCAAATTGAGCAAATCCCCCCCGCGATGATAGAGGCTATTCTCTCTGCGGAAGACGACCGGTTTTATGAACATCCGGGTGTCGATGTAAAGGGCTTGTTAAGGGCGGTGGTTCAATTGGTGCAAAGCGGTCAGATTCGCACTGGCGGCAGCACCATCACCATGCAAGTAGCCAAAAACTTCTTCCTTTCCAATAAACGAGTTTTTTCAAGAAAATTCAATGAGATAGTTCTTGCTCTTGAGATCGAGCAAGAACTATCCAAAGAGCAAATCCTCGAGCTTTATCTAAACAAAATCTATCTAGGCAACCGTGCCTACGGTATAGAGGCCGCCGCGCAGGTCTACTATGGTCGTCCGATAGATCAATTATCACTCGCCCAATTGGCAATGATTGCCGGTTTACCCAAGGCACCTTCACGCTACAACCCCATCGTCAACCCGCAACGGGCTGTAGTGAGACGCAACTGGATTCTCGACCGCATGCTGGAACTGGGCTATATCAGCCCGACAGAACACGACCAAGCTCGCATGGAACCCGTGAGTGCCAGCTACCACGGCCTTCAGAATGAAGCGGAAGCACCCTACTTTGCGGAAATGGTCCGTGCGGAACTGCTGCAACAATATGGCAGTAATATTTATACCGATGGTTATAACGTCACCACCACCCTAGATAGCAAACTGCAGCAGGCAGCAAATCGTGCCGCACACCAAGGCCTGATGGAATATGACCGCCGTCACGGCTACAGAGGCCCTGAGGCGCAACTCCCCATCGACGACGAACCGTCCCTGGAACTGGCACTGGAGCGACTCAAGAACACCTCCGCCGTCGGCCAGCTGCAACCCGCCATCGTTCTCAGTACCGAACAGCAACAAGCAGAAATCATGCTTCGCGACGGCATCGCCCTGATCGACTGGGAAGGCATGTCCTGGGCTCGAAAATTCCTAACCATTAACAAACTGGGTGACAAACCCACCCAAGCCACGGACATCATGCAGCCGGGCGACCTTATTCGTGTCGAGCAACACCAAGACGGCAGCTATTGGCTGGCCCAGATCCCTGAGGTGCAGGGAGCCCTGGTATCTTTTCGCCCGGACGATGGCGCCCTGTTAGCCATCGTTGGAGGATTCAATTTCCACTCCAGCAAGTTTAATCGAGCCACCCAGGCAGCACGACAGACAGGGTCGAACTTCAAGCCCTTTATTTACAGTGCCGCACTGGAGAACGGCTTCACCGCCGCCTCCATCATCAACGATGCCCCGGTCGTTTTCGAAGATCAAAGCCTTGAAAACACCTGGCGACCCCAAAATGACAGCGGTCGTTTTTATGGCCCTACTCGACTAAGAACCGCACTGTACAAATCCCGCAACCTGGTTTCTATTCGGTTACTGCAGGGTGTTGGTATCGCCAAGGCTCTGGAATACGTCCAGCGCTTTGGCTTCGACCCAGGAGTTTTACCCAGAGACCTGTCTTTGGCACTAGGCAGCGCAACCATGCCTCCCTACGATCTTGCTGCAGGTTATATTGCCATTGCCAATGGCGGTTACAGCGTTATGCCACACTTCATCACCCGCATAGATCAACTGGATGAAACGCGCTTTGAAAAACAGGTAGTTCGAGTGTGCCGCGATGAATGTGAAGCGTTAAAGGCTGCAAACAGCGAACTCAGCCAACTTATTGAGCAAGAATCACAAACGCTGCTACTCATCCCAGACGCTGAAGATAACGGCCAAATCTCGGAGTCTCAGGCCAGCGAAAGTGAGCCCGCTAAACTTCCCCCCATCGATGCTCCCCGCATCATGGATGAACGCGTTAATTACATCATGACCACCATGTTACGGGACGTGATCCAGTCCGGTACCGGCCGACGTGCACGAGTTCTTGGCCGTAAGGATATTGGCGGCAAGACGGGGACCACTAACGAGCAAAAAGACGCCTGGTTCTCCGGCTTTAGTCCGGATGTTCACACGACGGTCTGGGTTGGTTTTGATCAACCAATTACCCTAGGACGCCGAGAATACGGCGGCACCGCAGCTCTTCCCATCTGGATCAACTACATGGCAACAGCACTGGAAGGCAAGCCAGAGCGCCCCTTGGTTCAGCCAGAAGGCATTATCACGATGCGCATCGATCCCGAGAACGGCAAACCAGCACCCAGCGGTGATCCCAACGCTATTTTTGAGGTCTTCCGTAAAGAGCTGGCGCCAGTCGCCACTCCCAGCTCTTCTCTATCACCAATAGAGCTGGAAGACGAGCAGGATTCGGCTCCCCAGGAACTGTTCTAACCGAGAACAATAAGAGAAAAATAAACGCGCATAAAAAAGCCCCGCTAAGCGGGGCTTTTTGCTATCCAATACAACTCAGATATCGTCGATTGAGTTCAGTGGATAATTGCTTGGGTAAGGTTGACGAGCAACGCCGCTATCAACCGCCGCTTTTGCCACGGCGCCAGAGACAGCACCCAGCAAACGCGAATCCATTGGCTTGGGAATAATGTAATCACGACCAAATTCCAATGAATCTACTCCGTAGGCTTTAAGCACCTCAGCAGGAGCGGCTTCTTTAGCCAGATCCTTGATCGCATGCGCTGCTGCCACCTTCATCTCTTCATTAATTTTGGTCGCGCGCACATCGAGCGCACCACGGAAGATAAAGGGGAAACCCAACACGTTATTGACCTGGTTCGGATAATCAGAACGGCCAGTAGCCATAATCACATCGCTACGGGTTTCAACGGCCAATTCCGGCTTGATTTCAGGATCCGGGTTGGAGCAGGCAAACACGATAGGATCACTCGCCATCTTCGCCAGCTGCTCTGGAGACAGCAGGTTTGGCCCCGACAGCCCCAGAAAGACATCGGCGCCGTCCATTGCGTCATCCAGAGTGCGCTTGTCGGTGTCGATGGCAAATTCAGCTTTATGCTCATTCAGGTCATCACGACCACTGTGGATCACACCCTTACGATCCAGCATAAAAATATTGTTCGCTTGCATACCGCAGCTGATCAGCAGCTTGGTGCACGCGATCGCTGCAGCACCAGCTCCCAACACGACCATTTTGGCGCTGTCGATGCTTTTGCCGGCAATTTCAAGGGCATTCAACATACCAGCCGCAGTAACAATAGCGGTACCGTGCTGGTCGTCATGGAAAATAGGAATATCGCATTGTTCGATCAGAACACGCTCGACTTCGAAGCATTCTGGCGCTTTGATGTCTTCAAGATTAATACCACCAAAGGTGTTAGCAATCAGCTTAACGGTATCAATCAATTCCTGAGGATCCTGGGTATCCACTTCGATGTCGATGGAGTCCACACCAGCAAACTTCTTAAACAGAAGAGACTTGCCTTCCATTACCGGCTTACTGGCCAAAGAGCCCAGATTACCTAGACCCAAAATGGCGCTACCATTACTGATCACCGCTACCAGATTACCCTTGGCAGTGTACTTGTAAGCATTCTCAGGATCCTGGGCAATTTCACGGACAGGCTCCGCAACACCCGGACTGTAGGCAAGAGAGAGATCGCGGGAGGTTTCCGCGCGGGTGGTCAGTTCTACGCTGATCTTGCCCGGTTTGGGGTTGGCATGATAATCAAGTGCCGCTTGTTTCATATCCTCAGACATGGCATGTGTCCCGATCTAATGAATTATGGGGAGCCAAAGGATATAGAAAACCGCTATTCCTAACAAGCAACCCCCGTGCATAGCGGATATCAGCGAAATCAATATACCAACTTAACCCATTCACCCGGGCTCGGCTGACCCGTTGGGTACTGGTCATTAATCAGCCGTAACTGTTGTTCGGCATACTGGGAGATCGGGCTGCGCTTGGCCAACCTCGCATAGTTATCGCCCTTGCGGACCTTAACACGGCGCAAGTGCAAACCATCCGCTTTGTCATAGTCCGACTTGGGTAGCTTGCGAAAACTCGCAATGGTCGACTGCATCAGCTGATCAAAACCATCGAACT
Proteins encoded in this window:
- a CDS encoding AAA family ATPase, coding for MSQGANIKVDGSAFRQRLEDALFSAEPSASALFLGAGREDLLLKLDHLIQFSELFLLICGPEGAGKSTLYHEFLSRREGTVGLSAIENSKALSPLKISQRIITASGGGELTPVAEPTQLLGLLEQYVHHPLLLVFDDAHELSGDCWSFLFELVEKANNSQVRIRVVAFADAFLDDALEKNIRHDRCHRLELQPLDGHSLEDYVALQQSHGRWPELGGLTEEARLNILRRTGGVLGVVDQLLQRDYDKIVAKSNRRLGLPKAHMWAVVGIATLLILSYLAQGLFQGSETVDNRVPLDDEVVPDNVVESAQPQIDSSQSSDQARQRLLAAAQQVVERQKSSSVAVVPPVESVLVEPSSKAALETSGLPETKIKAEAESVKPALIDVEAEVKKPEVPSSEAKQSVEPLETESTSKASVSKASATKPQADPAEKPEPAPKAQSKPVTLPTLSASQRWLLAQSPSAYSLQMLGGRQRQAVEAFIGRMGKGANWHLVETSHQGKAWYVALYGSYPSREAALAAVKSMSAALQAQKPWARALGPLQLEIKKP
- the pilQ gene encoding type IV pilus secretin PilQ, producing the protein MNELQFNTYGRWLKMKSNIFSKVALSMMALSFAFVSQLSQASAIKSFDAASLPGEKVELSLEFDGEVPTPKGYTIEQPARISIDLPGATSDLSSKYNEIGFGNARSVTVIEAKDRTRLVVNLDAPANYTTRTVGNRLYILIGADLGASQVAVVPATAATVAANDMKNEPSERVTVKTDRITDIDFQRGEQGEGNVVVTLSNANVALDMNERAGRIELRFPGTELPKNLQNRLDVIDFATPVNFIDASSEKDGAIIVVEPKGSYDYLAYQTDTSLTISVKPLSVEDLEKLQKDRFSFTGEKLSLNFQDIDVRSVLQLIADFTDLNLVASDTVGGNITLRLQNVPWDQALDLVLKAKGLDKRKVGNVLMVAPAEEIAAREKQELENSQQISELAPTVSELMEVNYADAAEVAAILEGSGDASVLSDRGSVQVVQRTNSLLLNDTQSKLDELRDLVKRIDIPVKQVMIEARIVNAETQFGLNLGVKWSGGKVGSKGSTGKNTVIGGSGTTATSPPSSASPNPSDNSFLDLGAPGFADGQSAAALAIGFATNSTLINLELSALESSGKGEVISQPKVFTADKTTARIESGTEIPYQEASSSGATSTSFKKAVLSLEVTPQITPDGNIIMDIAVNNDSPDVSNSPANGEIAIRTQKIETQVLVADGTTIVLGGIFQNNNTTQVTKVPFLGDVPYLGYLFRSTSDSVTKSELLVFITPKIIDNGLSLR
- a CDS encoding PilN domain-containing protein, with protein sequence MARINLLPWREELREEQKKQFLTVLAGIAIIAAGVVFLAGREVEGMIDHQNSRNEFVKKEIKVLDEKIKEISALRKKREELLARMKVIQELQGTRPVIVRVFDEVARSVPDGVYFSSLAISGNNLVVKGIAESNNRVSSLMRDFDQSEWFASPNLQAVNKARSGTGSDFSLTVTQVNPNQSQPGKKGGKK
- the aroK gene encoding shikimate kinase AroK, which translates into the protein MQSVIFLVGPMGAGKSTIGRLLSKELDIPFKDSDHEIEERSGADIPWIFDVEGEAGFRKRESTVLQNLVGAGAMVLSTGGGAILLEENRRLMMTSGTVVYLQTTVEQQLSRTARDRKRPLLQTDNPEKTLNDLMTIREPLYQQVADITVSTENSNPRMVVQAIAEQLRVLQPKR
- the aroB gene encoding 3-dehydroquinate synthase, producing MQTLTVDLDIRSYPIHIGQQLLQHSELLTKHISGNQVLIVSNETVAPLYMDTVVAGLDDYEVSVSVLPDGEQYKTLETLSLIYDSLLENRHNRTTTLIALGGGVVGDMAGFAAASYQRGVKFIQIPTTLLSQVDSSVGGKTGVNHPLGKNMIGAFHQPQLVLVDLDSLSTLPDRELSAGIAEVIKYGLLYDDAFYGWLKASMEKLVERDVEALQYAIYRSCEIKAEIVAADEKESGQRALLNLGHTFGHAIETHQGYGQWLHGEAVAVGMLMAADLSARLGWIANSDVAGLKKLLLRAGLPVVPPTDMSAEDFISLMAVDKKVMDGALRLVLLKPMGHAVISSDFPIDLLQQTLNAGPDLGAN
- a CDS encoding pilus assembly protein PilP, translating into MKYILRLNVLALLVLLMTGCQSGNEFADLQAYMDEQRARPKGQIQPLPKFTAYEAFTYSAAGMRSPFQPPVAVAVDDTLAPPESTVRPDPARVKQFLESFDVASFSMVGSMSNEGGVWALLKGGDGVHRVKVGDYLGRNHGRITSIDENEIKLVEIVPSGKDVWVERPRTIELREG
- the pilO gene encoding type IV pilus inner membrane component PilO; the encoded protein is MSLSDSLQKLNEFDINDLDVENIGSWPVAVKAIIGVILLSGLLYAGYAFHVQDMLVQLERVEAEEKTLKEQFGRKAFQAANLQAYRDQMVEMERSFGALVKQLPSETEVAGLLEDITQAGMGSGLTFNSIQLQKEQTKGFYIELPIQISVQGNYHDLGSFVSAVAALPRIVTLHNFTIKPVGRGNNEILQMSITAKTYRYNDKSGGGKKKSNKRKK